A DNA window from Brassica napus cultivar Da-Ae chromosome A4, Da-Ae, whole genome shotgun sequence contains the following coding sequences:
- the LOC106445353 gene encoding ubiquitin-conjugating enzyme E2 14, whose amino-acid sequence MAKNQASLLLQKQLKDLCKKPVDGFSAGLVDENNVFQWSVSIMGPPDTLYEGGFFNAIMTFPQDYPNKPPTVKFTSEVWHPNVYSDGKVCISILHPPGDDPNGYELASERWNPVHTVESIVLSIISMLSGPNDESPANVEAAKEWRDNRAEFRKKVSRCVRRSQEML is encoded by the exons atGGCAAAGAATCAAGCAAGCCTTCTTCTACAGAAACAGCTCAAAG ATCTGTGCAAGAAGCCGGTTGATGGTTTCTCTGCTGGCCTCGTTGATGAGAATAACGTTTTCCAATGGAGCGTTTCCATTATGGGTCCTCCTGATACCTTGTA TGAAGGGGGCTTCTTTAATGCAATTATGACGTTTCCACAGGATTATCCGAATAAACCACCAACTGTCAAGTTCACCTCGGAGGTGTGGCATCCTAATG TTTATTCTGATGGAAAAGTTTGCATATCGATTCTTCATCCTCCTGGTGATGATCCTAATGGATACGAGCTTGCCTCTGAACGTTGGAACCCTGTTCACACG GTAGAAAGCATTGTGTTGAGTATTATATCTATGCTCTCGGGCCCCAACGACGAGTCACCGGCCAATGTGGAAGCAGCAAAAGAATGGAGAGACAACAGAGCAGAGTTTAGGAAGAAAGTGAGTCGCTGTGTGAGAAGATCGCAAGAGATGCTATGA